The window TTTTGACAGATCCATCGGGTGTTATAATCTAGAGTAAAAGAATTCAAACATTTATAATATAAGTATTTCTTAGTTTTTAACTAAAGTTTTTGGATTCAAGCTTCGAGTATAAATTCACCTTTAATAGACGGAGGCCAATGCAACATTACGACACATGGTTCATCTGAACCAATGCTTTAGacaagaaatataaatttatgtggtaaaaaatattaaaattacaataaatagtagatataaattcgaaattttcaaaatacaatatgTTGAAGCTAAAAATCTTAAACCTTAGAAtattagaatttaaatttaagatCGCATCTATTGGTAAGGAGTGCTATATCCCTAAAATAGAACTGTCCAATGTGAATCTAAATTATTTGGGCCTCATAATCTTTATTTTACAAAGTTTAGCTGGAATGCAAAAGCATAATCAATATATAATCACCATATAAACCAATGATAACTGTTACTGTTAAGCAGGTAGTTTATTCTTATGATTTGACAAATTGCATGTTTACCCCAATAACAACAATAAGAaagccaaaaagaaaaaaaaaaacataaacatacaccttaatttattttactaaaagttACATATATACAAAGGTAATTTtatcttattacataaaatcccacattgaaaaaaaaattataaaaatctcaaagtAATTACTTAAACCCTTAAATtcactttttctctctcatccccTCGTACATATCAAAATACCATATTTTACTCCTATTTTAGTGCACTGATTTTTACTCCATATGTGTGCTCTTTTATTTATGCCTACAATCAAGTTAATGTAATACTAATACTCTCTCATCCCCCTCCTATTTGCTTTACTTTTATAATTGGAATTGAAGATGTACACTTTCAATTCACGtaataaagaaaattgaatcaTTCTTTTTCCTTATTATCGTGTAGTCAATGTAATATTACAATaacactaattttttcttaaaattattataatcttgtagataattaatgtataaggtgaatattttatatgtattgtgtgatattatacattttggaagattatatttcaatgtataagttataatatatcagacattatacattagttatttttggaagactaatgtataatataattcttctgctatatatttcattatgttatatATTAAGAACTTCTTATTACATTTAAGAggcattttatgtattatttggtattataCAAATAGAAAGTATTAATATTGTGTAAGGTTACATTATACCATCTGATAAGGATACAAAAGTATACATGTTTAATGTTAATACTTAAATGTATAGTATGACATCATATATTACTgcagattattttttaaatgtataatgtgccCACATATATGTGCAACTattgtataatgttatcttttAAATTCCAACTTATCCATTATTTGCATTGATTCAATAAATACATCATATTgaataataaaattgaatatatcAACTGTATTTGAATACATATTATTCTCATTTAACTATTTTGTTAACTGatgtttttttttcatgaatttaaattatttataataaatttatatgattctgtgaatgaaagataatttttttcgtcaaaatatattttgaaattaattttctaGGAGCTTAATGGATCATATCAATGTGAACACAAATAATTCATACGTATTAATATTACTTCtactaaagtaaaggaaaaagaatgaaaacaaaTACTCCCActagattttatattattttatgttgttgttacataatttttaaaaatgttttaactaaaatcatattttattattttttatgtaatttattactACTAAAAATAGTATAAGAAGGAAATAATAAGGCTTTTTGATCTGCTAAAatgaataaacaacataaaatattgtAAATGAGAACAATTAATAGTgatgtttaagaatttttttaaatttaaatttcagttattatatttaatcatacGCTACATAATGATCAGTAATTAATTGCATTAATTAAGGTAGAGAAAGATAGTATCTGATTTCTCTTTTCATAAATGTAGGCAAATCTGTTTTATCATACATTGCAGCAATGTATAAGGGCCTACCtaatatataagtatattttacaaattagggAGAGAGAAAGCCTAACGGGATTATATGTAAATACTTTCACAATAGTAgggatttatgtggtttatactttattttatttatacaaattttcacTACAAAAATCTCAATTGAATGTATCGAGagcttatttatgtattttgacatacctaaaattgaaaaaaaaaaatgtatggggagctaattatgtatctttacaaaggaaaaattgTATCTTCGtcggatgtattatgtatcttaACAGAACCAAAGTCGCAAAAAACGTATCTGGAGCTAATTATGCATCTTTAGATAGGAAAATGTATCTCCGTTGGATTTATTGGgagataattatgtatctcgacagattcaaaatcgagatttttagtaattatgaaaaatgtcaaaattttctgtaattaagctccaaactgtcGGGATTTATGTCAAAAAATGTAATTTCACAAGAGAAGTCTGAAGAAAGTAAAATGTATGCACAGTCTTGTCCCTGTCTTTATGTGTTAGAGAGATTGTTTCTAGTTGACCCTCGACAGCCCTCCTCTTCTATATTCGGACTTGAAATCGACAATGTTTATGAGCTCACACaaatagaattatttaatttataaactATATACCAATCATTATAAATAAGTTCAAAACACAGCCTAGTATCTTCATAAAGCAATAATTTAATTACTCTCTAAGAGgtagaaaattttaattaaattaattatggcATCACTAGTTTCAAGTTGGTCATCAGAAGTGAATTCAATTCCAAATAAATATGTAGTTCCATTAGAGAAAAGGGTAAATGCAGATGTACCTATTGGTAAACATATTCCAGTTATTGATTTATCACAACCTTCAAATCATTCTATTCAACAAATCATCAAAGCTTCAGCTGAGTTTGGTCTCTTTCAGGTTAAATATATTGTATCTCTTTTCTTGTTATTATACATCTCGATATGTTTATCATACTTTTGTTTCCTTTTGGTTTCTCCCAAATTGTTAAGCTTTGATATCTACCTTGAGGTTCGAAAACAACGTAGATCCCGACAGTTTGGagtttaattacagaaaaattCGACATTTTGCACAATTACTGAAAAACACGATTTGGGGtccgtcgagatacataattagctttcgatacatccaatgaagacgcattgttttctttgtaaagatacataattagctcccgatatatatttttgaattttgggtctatcgagatacataatacatcccaCGGAGATATATAATTAGCAGGAATTTTTCATCATGTTTTATCTGGGAATTATTATCTTTTATGATCCAATGAACCAAATGATCCCCTAGGATCAATTTATCATATGACCACTGAACTTCACACATtagaataataaagtcaaaaaattatcttttaaaattattttggtgtAACTGAATTTTTACCTATTGTATCAGGTGATCAACCATGGAGTTTCAGAAAGCCTAATGGCTGATGCATTAGCAGTTTGCAAAGAGTTTTTCTATCTTCCAATTGAGGAGAAAGCAAAGTTTGTTGAGAATAAAGATGATGAGAGCTTAAGTGATTTTGAACCATCAATTGACCAAAGGCCAAAACTTTACATTGAAAAAGAATACACACCAAAGAAAAATGGTTCAAAAACTAATGAGAAAGAAACTGTTTTTTGGAAAGATACTTTTGGACATGGTTGTCATCCTCTCactcaagatgtcatcaattcTTGGCCTGAAAACCCACAAAAATATAGGTATATTATATACATTGCTCGTTATATGTATACGTATATAACGCAAATGAAACTGTGTGAACTGATCATTTTTTGattttatctttgaaaaatatttgttgttATGGAGTTTCAATTTTCACAAGTAAACGTTTGTAGAAATTGAAACTCTAGAATAATGGTTGCTTTAAAGGGGTTCAAAGGCCGCGGCTATTTTAAGAggaaaaaaaacaagaacaaatcCATTGATTCTTCGATTCCAGCTAGTAAGAGCTGTCTTGAACTAAGAAAATTATTTCTTATTACTACTACTTATGGTAATAATTGAAAGCTTCTTATTAagaatatattaattataattaactTAAATAGTTGTTGACCCAATTGtttaaactaatttaaaagaATATGTGAGTGAATGATATATGTATAATTCATGTATAGCATGTATATAATCAAAGCATAATCtttagagataagcatccagtatcccctcgaactatggccaaagttgctacgacacactccaactttacatgggtcctattacccctctaaactcaattttagcatatttttgtcttCCTTTTGTGTTAATatggcacctttattacataaaaatggagCCCCCGTCAAAGGtttcacgtcagctaaaaaggtgtcACATTATCTAAAAATGGTgacaaaaatacattaaaattgagttcagggggcAATAGGACCTctatgaagttggagtgtgtcgtagcaaatatGGTCATAATCCAGAGGGTACTCGATGCTATCGATGCTATACTCTAATCTTTATATACTAGCTTAAAAAAGTATACAATGAATGCAACCTCGTAAAGATCCTTATACTaatcatgttttatttattttattttattagagaAGTGATAGGTGAATATGCATTGGAGTTGAGGAAACTGAGCTTGAGGATTTTGGACCTAATGTGTGAAGGACTTGGACTTGAAGTAGGGTATTTGGGGAAAGAACATAGCCAAACTCAACTAATGGTGACCCATCATTATCCACAATGTCCAGACCCAAATTCAACAATAGGTATAGCTGAACATTGTGATGGTGCACTTATCAATTTGGTCCAACAAGAACTAAGTGGATTGCATGTGAGATCAAAGGATGGCAAATGGTTTGGTGTTGAATCAATTCCTGGTGCACTTGTTGTCATCAACGGTTTGATCTTAAAGGTATTGTATACTTCTTCCTGTGAACATATATTAGATTTTTTGGTGGTTGATTAATTCGAATTCACATCAGAAAAGGTTTACTATGGTCAACGTTAGTGCTCTATATCGAAATATACTTTATTTATAATGCTATCCTTACCGCCGTATAAATGTTATATAGCGTTTAGATCGCACATTCGAAAGTATTATAATCATAAAAAcattatgacatgtttatgatcagaaatttaaaaaaatcatcatttctttcttaaactatgtggttatttaaatgttgcaacataaatcaaaattgagatatttattttagttttttttctaatGATAAACCGGtcatccttttattttattaattctaGGGTAAATATACTTAAATACCCTTACAATATGATCGATTCAATCACAAATACAccttattattttaaaatcaaatgctTAATTAACCTCCATATATTATGAAAATCCTACCACTTTGTTAAAAAAACTTTCATGAGAAATTGCTTGCGAAAAATTCTGAGTACGTCACTGTGATTTTGTGTAGGTTGTGAGCAATGGCAAGCTATCAGCAGGAGTACATAGAGTTGTGACAAACTCACATTCTGATAGGACATCAGTTGGCAGCTTAATAAGTCCAATTCAGTGCATAATAGAACCTGCAAAAATACTTGTAAATGAGAACAATCCACCATTATTCAAACCATTTTCATACACAGAATATTTGGGATATTATTTCAGTGACACCACTGAAATTGAAGCAGCATTGAAACCATACA of the Capsicum annuum cultivar UCD-10X-F1 chromosome 11, UCD10Xv1.1, whole genome shotgun sequence genome contains:
- the LOC107846939 gene encoding hyoscyamine 6-dioxygenase-like, with protein sequence MASLVSSWSSEVNSIPNKYVVPLEKRVNADVPIGKHIPVIDLSQPSNHSIQQIIKASAEFGLFQVINHGVSESLMADALAVCKEFFYLPIEEKAKFVENKDDESLSDFEPSIDQRPKLYIEKEYTPKKNGSKTNEKETVFWKDTFGHGCHPLTQDVINSWPENPQKYREVIGEYALELRKLSLRILDLMCEGLGLEVGYLGKEHSQTQLMVTHHYPQCPDPNSTIGIAEHCDGALINLVQQELSGLHVRSKDGKWFGVESIPGALVVINGLILKVVSNGKLSAGVHRVVTNSHSDRTSVGSLISPIQCIIEPAKILVNENNPPLFKPFSYTEYLGYYFSDTTEIEAALKPYKLY